From Humisphaera borealis, the proteins below share one genomic window:
- a CDS encoding cytochrome c family protein, whose amino-acid sequence MIRFVVTVSILCIAQAASASLVVPGFERFHAGREASAAGGKLLVTELSCTACHAAPQDAELQPKKGPILDGIAMRVSADWLRAFLADPQKAKPGSTMPDMLAALPADKRAGAVEALVHLLATQTKTDGKPEKLSGNISADRGMLLFHEIGCVSCHAPDPAFKPLAAPTPAANAATKVVGDTPARSVPLPDLKAKYSLETLARFLRNPLEHRPAGRMPDLMIDPQEAVDLAGYLVGWNDVRSTGAPKVQTIKPDPKRVAEGRALFASLGCASCHALEGQTKVTLAKPLADLAAFDTACVGPKPAAGTPHFELSPVQRQSISLAVKPGKPAAAGERVVATMERLNCYGCHQRDDKGGVLPSHERFYTGDPDLADEGRFPPKLTGVGRKLTPAWFEKVLGREGRVRPYLRMRMPVFAHDAVKHLPADFIAADGGMRDDAAKALPGGDVEAGRQLLGAAGLSCITCHGLNGKPSIGIHALDITGTTERLQPAWFKQNLLNPAAVRPGTLMPSFWPEGKAANANILGGDVDKQISSIWAYLREGKTPIDGYPPAKGEFELVADEKPVIIRCFMEAAGTHAIAVGFPQKVHIAFDANTIRPAIAWRGKFLDAYTTWFSRAQPPVDPLGDAVVALPGGMPLAKLPSASDAWPKTLGTEAGYTFGGYRLDKQGVPTFLYKFGEIAVEDRIVPTDDGKGLTRTLVLRGGGGEGVYFMPTAVGAIGGAPAKGANAPSLKVTVLDTRTEADGKPIPVTFEKGVATLKVEYRW is encoded by the coding sequence ATGATCCGCTTCGTCGTCACCGTCAGCATCCTTTGTATCGCACAAGCCGCATCGGCATCGCTGGTCGTGCCGGGGTTCGAACGCTTCCATGCCGGGAGGGAGGCGTCGGCCGCCGGCGGAAAGCTGCTCGTCACGGAACTCAGTTGCACGGCCTGCCATGCCGCGCCGCAGGACGCCGAGTTGCAGCCGAAGAAGGGGCCGATTCTCGACGGCATCGCGATGCGCGTGTCGGCCGACTGGCTTCGTGCGTTTCTGGCCGATCCGCAGAAGGCCAAGCCCGGCTCGACCATGCCCGACATGCTCGCCGCCCTGCCGGCCGACAAGCGTGCGGGTGCCGTCGAAGCGCTCGTCCACCTGCTGGCCACGCAAACGAAGACAGACGGCAAACCCGAGAAGCTGTCGGGCAACATCAGCGCCGACCGGGGGATGCTTCTGTTTCACGAGATCGGCTGCGTAAGCTGTCATGCCCCTGATCCGGCGTTTAAGCCGCTGGCGGCCCCCACGCCGGCGGCAAACGCGGCGACCAAGGTCGTCGGCGACACGCCGGCACGCAGCGTTCCCCTGCCCGACCTGAAAGCCAAGTACAGCCTGGAGACCCTGGCCCGATTTCTCCGCAATCCGCTCGAGCACCGCCCCGCCGGACGAATGCCCGATCTGATGATCGACCCGCAGGAGGCCGTTGATCTGGCGGGCTATCTGGTCGGCTGGAACGACGTCCGGTCGACCGGCGCGCCCAAGGTCCAGACGATCAAGCCCGATCCGAAGCGCGTGGCCGAAGGGCGGGCGCTGTTTGCTTCGTTGGGGTGCGCCTCGTGTCACGCCTTGGAAGGCCAGACCAAAGTCACCCTCGCCAAGCCGCTGGCGGATCTCGCGGCGTTCGACACGGCGTGTGTCGGCCCCAAGCCGGCCGCGGGGACGCCCCACTTCGAACTGTCGCCGGTGCAGCGGCAATCCATCTCGCTGGCCGTCAAACCTGGCAAGCCCGCCGCGGCCGGCGAACGGGTGGTCGCGACGATGGAACGCCTTAACTGCTACGGCTGTCATCAACGCGATGACAAGGGCGGCGTCCTGCCGAGCCACGAGCGGTTCTACACCGGCGACCCTGACCTGGCCGACGAAGGACGCTTCCCGCCGAAGCTCACCGGCGTAGGGCGGAAGCTGACACCGGCGTGGTTCGAGAAGGTACTGGGCCGCGAAGGCCGTGTTCGCCCGTATTTGCGGATGCGGATGCCGGTCTTCGCCCACGATGCCGTCAAGCATTTGCCCGCCGACTTCATCGCCGCCGACGGCGGCATGCGCGACGACGCCGCCAAGGCACTACCCGGCGGCGATGTCGAGGCCGGGAGGCAACTGCTGGGCGCGGCCGGGCTGTCGTGCATCACCTGTCACGGGCTCAACGGCAAACCGTCGATCGGCATTCACGCGCTCGACATCACGGGCACGACCGAGCGGCTCCAGCCGGCCTGGTTCAAGCAGAACCTGCTGAACCCCGCCGCCGTCCGCCCCGGCACGCTGATGCCAAGCTTCTGGCCCGAGGGGAAAGCCGCGAATGCCAATATCCTGGGCGGCGACGTGGACAAGCAGATTTCGTCGATCTGGGCGTACCTCCGCGAAGGCAAGACGCCGATCGACGGCTATCCGCCTGCCAAGGGCGAGTTCGAACTGGTCGCCGACGAGAAGCCGGTCATCATCCGATGCTTCATGGAGGCGGCGGGAACGCACGCGATCGCCGTCGGCTTCCCGCAGAAGGTCCACATCGCGTTTGACGCCAACACGATTCGCCCGGCGATCGCGTGGCGCGGAAAGTTCCTGGACGCCTACACCACCTGGTTCAGCCGCGCCCAGCCGCCGGTCGATCCGTTGGGCGATGCGGTCGTTGCGTTGCCGGGCGGAATGCCGCTGGCCAAGTTGCCGTCGGCGAGTGATGCCTGGCCGAAGACGCTGGGGACGGAAGCGGGCTACACCTTCGGCGGATATCGGCTCGACAAGCAAGGCGTCCCGACCTTCCTGTACAAATTCGGCGAGATCGCCGTGGAAGACCGCATCGTCCCCACCGACGACGGCAAAGGGCTGACGCGAACGCTGGTACTCCGCGGCGGCGGCGGCGAAGGCGTCTACTTTATGCCGACCGCCGTAGGGGCAATCGGCGGAGCGCCCGCAAAGGGCGCGAACGCACCTTCGCTGAAGGTGACCGTTCTCGACACCAGGACCGAAGCCGACGGCAAGCCCATTCCGGTGACGTTCGAAAAGGGCGTAGCGACGCTGAAAGTGGAGTACCGATGGTAG
- a CDS encoding sugar phosphate isomerase/epimerase family protein — protein MAMALGAAALGQGLARANAEPAKKSSFGFQYILASALYGKMKLDQILPEVAKTGAGAIDIWCLPHGDQREQVDAMGIDAFGEQLAKYNVKLGVLTRYPLGALKLGDEMKVAKKLGCRMVLTGTGGPKDVAGEDAKREIKAFLEKMKPHAAAAEEAGVVIALENHMASLLATPDSIRYFTEFNTSKHLGVAFAPHHLHDWPSEIPKLIEALGSNLVFFYAQEHGKGAKQAQPKQDELLQLPGFGGGLDYRPIVASLRKINFQGWLEIFMHPFPRGVPILPTASEITAAVNKSRAYLEDCIKQTA, from the coding sequence ATGGCGATGGCACTGGGCGCTGCGGCGTTGGGGCAGGGCCTGGCGCGAGCCAACGCCGAGCCCGCCAAAAAGTCATCGTTCGGCTTCCAGTACATCCTCGCATCCGCCCTCTACGGCAAGATGAAGCTCGACCAGATCCTGCCCGAGGTCGCCAAAACAGGTGCCGGTGCGATTGATATCTGGTGTCTGCCCCACGGCGACCAGCGCGAGCAGGTCGATGCGATGGGGATCGACGCCTTCGGCGAGCAGCTCGCCAAATACAACGTGAAGCTCGGCGTGCTGACGCGGTATCCGCTTGGGGCGCTCAAGCTCGGCGACGAGATGAAGGTCGCAAAGAAGCTCGGTTGCAGGATGGTCCTCACCGGCACCGGCGGCCCGAAAGACGTCGCCGGCGAAGACGCCAAGCGGGAGATCAAGGCATTCCTCGAAAAGATGAAGCCCCATGCGGCGGCCGCCGAGGAGGCCGGCGTTGTGATTGCGCTCGAGAATCACATGGCGTCGCTGCTGGCGACGCCGGACTCCATCCGCTATTTCACCGAGTTCAACACCAGCAAACACCTGGGTGTCGCGTTCGCCCCCCACCACCTGCATGACTGGCCAAGCGAGATCCCCAAACTCATCGAGGCCCTCGGCTCGAACCTGGTCTTCTTCTACGCCCAGGAACATGGCAAGGGTGCCAAGCAGGCGCAGCCCAAGCAGGACGAACTGCTGCAGTTGCCCGGCTTCGGCGGCGGCTTGGACTACCGGCCGATCGTTGCTTCGCTGCGGAAGATCAACTTTCAAGGTTGGCTGGAAATCTTCATGCACCCGTTCCCGCGCGGCGTACCGATCCTGCCGACCGCCAGCGAGATCACGGCGGCGGTGAACAAGTCGCGGGCGTATCTTGAAGACTGCATCAAACAGACGGCGTGA
- a CDS encoding MOSC domain-containing protein, whose amino-acid sequence MNGTVAQLNISRGGIPKLPIPAARITAEGVEGDWQKNRKYHGGPDRALCIYSEELYAWLREEGIDVTNGAVGENLTTRGIDLQKLQPGSQLQIGGDDGCTIEITKVRIPCSQLKKWRGDLPELIVGRSGWMAKVVREGTVQAGDPIRVIRE is encoded by the coding sequence ATGAACGGAACCGTTGCCCAACTCAACATCTCCAGGGGCGGTATCCCCAAATTGCCGATTCCCGCGGCACGTATCACCGCCGAGGGTGTCGAAGGGGACTGGCAGAAGAACCGCAAGTACCACGGCGGTCCGGACCGCGCCCTCTGCATCTACTCCGAAGAGCTGTACGCGTGGCTTCGCGAGGAAGGCATTGACGTAACGAACGGTGCCGTCGGTGAAAACCTCACCACGCGCGGGATCGACCTCCAGAAGCTCCAGCCCGGCAGCCAGCTACAGATCGGCGGCGACGACGGCTGCACGATCGAGATCACCAAGGTCCGCATTCCTTGCTCGCAACTGAAGAAATGGAGAGGCGACCTGCCCGAGCTCATCGTCGGCCGAAGCGGCTGGATGGCGAAGGTCGTTCGCGAGGGAACCGTGCAGGCCGGCGATCCCATCCGCGTGATTCGTGAATGA
- the recR gene encoding recombination mediator RecR, giving the protein MSVNSGYTQSIQQLMAELARLPGIGMRSAERIAFHLLKQSPEEAMKLADAIKDVKTRIRHCSICYNLTEADPCAICVDPGRDHGLVCVVEQPKDLLALESAGLYKGAYHVLLGRIAPLEGIEPGDLTIDPLLDRIASGAVRELIMGTNPTMEGDGTALFVQSVVNSRFPKVQVTRLARGLPAGSSIEYANRNILADAIAGRQRM; this is encoded by the coding sequence ATGAGCGTCAACAGCGGATACACGCAGAGCATTCAGCAACTGATGGCCGAACTGGCCCGGCTTCCGGGCATCGGCATGCGATCCGCCGAGCGGATCGCCTTCCACCTGCTTAAGCAAAGCCCCGAAGAAGCGATGAAGCTTGCCGACGCGATCAAGGATGTGAAAACGCGCATCCGGCATTGTTCCATTTGCTACAACCTGACCGAGGCCGATCCGTGCGCGATCTGCGTCGATCCCGGCCGCGATCACGGCTTGGTCTGCGTGGTGGAACAACCGAAGGACCTGCTCGCACTGGAATCGGCCGGATTGTACAAGGGGGCGTACCATGTGCTGCTCGGGCGGATTGCCCCGCTGGAAGGTATCGAGCCCGGCGATCTGACGATCGACCCGCTGCTGGACCGCATCGCCTCGGGCGCGGTCCGCGAGCTGATCATGGGCACCAACCCGACGATGGAAGGGGACGGAACCGCGCTGTTCGTGCAGAGTGTGGTGAATAGCCGATTCCCCAAGGTCCAGGTGACCAGGCTGGCGCGGGGATTGCCGGCCGGCAGCAGCATTGAGTATGCGAACCGGAATATCCTGGCCGACGCGATCGCCGGCCGTCAGCGGATGTGA
- the smpB gene encoding SsrA-binding protein SmpB, with product MSRKNAANLSPRIANRKALHDYFIESKLECGIVLVGSEVKALRAGNAQLAEAFAKVERGELVLHQCHIDPYEQANLMNHIPVRPRKLLAHRKEIKRLAELTKDHGVTLVPLALYFKDGRVKVEIAVGRGKRREDKRASIKEKEMKRDMRRIMTKRQ from the coding sequence ATGTCCCGTAAGAACGCTGCCAACCTCTCTCCGCGGATCGCCAACCGCAAGGCGCTGCACGACTATTTCATCGAGAGCAAGCTCGAATGCGGGATCGTCCTGGTCGGCTCCGAGGTGAAAGCGCTGCGGGCGGGCAACGCCCAACTCGCCGAGGCATTCGCCAAGGTGGAACGGGGCGAACTGGTTCTCCATCAGTGCCATATCGATCCGTACGAGCAGGCGAACCTGATGAACCATATCCCGGTTCGCCCGCGCAAGCTCCTGGCGCATCGAAAGGAAATCAAACGGCTTGCCGAGCTGACCAAAGACCACGGCGTTACCCTGGTGCCGCTGGCGCTTTACTTTAAAGACGGCCGGGTCAAGGTGGAGATCGCCGTCGGTCGGGGCAAGCGCCGTGAGGACAAGCGGGCCTCCATCAAGGAAAAGGAAATGAAACGCGACATGCGGCGGATCATGACCAAGCGGCAATAG
- a CDS encoding RNA polymerase sigma factor: protein MSAAIEAIFIQTRDASAEARSAIQEHGRLEEPIDKLSAAIADGDGRAIEAFYRRYFDRLYGWARRFTRRDEAFCLDVVQESVLRIVRTIRCVEAEPQLLAWLRLVVQTTAYDLLKASRRRERRESEVHPTAREPHGPSADESAMEQEQTEWLRRQIDALDPGLSRMIDLRYARGWTLARIGQAFGLTPGTVDGRLRRVLGQLRSSAEEAF, encoded by the coding sequence ATGTCGGCTGCGATCGAAGCCATCTTCATTCAGACGCGCGACGCATCGGCCGAGGCGCGATCGGCGATTCAGGAACACGGACGGTTGGAAGAGCCGATCGACAAGCTCAGTGCCGCCATCGCCGACGGCGACGGCCGTGCCATCGAGGCGTTCTATCGCCGGTACTTCGACCGGCTCTACGGTTGGGCGCGCAGGTTCACCCGACGGGACGAAGCGTTCTGCCTCGATGTGGTGCAGGAATCCGTGCTCCGCATCGTGCGAACGATTCGGTGCGTCGAAGCGGAGCCCCAGCTGCTGGCCTGGCTCCGGCTGGTCGTCCAGACGACGGCGTACGACCTGCTGAAGGCGTCACGCCGGCGGGAACGGCGCGAATCAGAAGTTCATCCGACAGCCCGCGAGCCGCACGGCCCTTCGGCAGATGAGTCGGCGATGGAGCAGGAACAGACCGAATGGCTCCGCCGACAAATCGACGCGCTGGACCCCGGGTTGTCACGGATGATCGATCTGCGCTACGCGCGGGGCTGGACGCTGGCACGGATCGGCCAGGCGTTCGGACTGACGCCCGGAACAGTGGACGGTCGATTGCGCCGGGTGCTGGGCCAACTGCGAAGCAGCGCGGAGGAAGCCTTCTAG
- a CDS encoding phosphatidylserine decarboxylase: MFRFTRHGFKEMLVGTVVLALMAFALGWAWWPLAILVLPVLIWLFAFFRDPERPIPAEERIMVSPADGTVSDITEIESEPLLGGVPAVRVGIFLSVFNVHVNRSPCDGKVLSITYKKGKFINALQHAKASDENESNTVVLGETTTGKPVAVVKQIVGLIARRIIFTASQGDSLRMGDRIGMIKFGSRTELVIAKWLEPKVTVQVGQVVRGGADIVAKLGQPIHTTVKQPADGEEFEPIGTRVSPT, from the coding sequence ATGTTTCGATTCACACGACACGGTTTTAAAGAGATGCTCGTCGGCACCGTTGTGCTGGCGTTGATGGCCTTTGCGCTGGGCTGGGCTTGGTGGCCGTTGGCTATCCTCGTCCTGCCGGTGCTTATCTGGCTTTTTGCGTTTTTCCGCGACCCGGAACGGCCGATCCCCGCCGAAGAGCGGATCATGGTCAGCCCGGCCGACGGTACCGTCTCGGACATCACCGAGATCGAAAGCGAACCACTCCTCGGCGGCGTGCCGGCTGTGCGCGTGGGCATCTTCCTGTCGGTGTTCAACGTCCACGTCAACCGCAGCCCCTGCGACGGCAAGGTGCTTTCCATCACCTACAAGAAGGGCAAGTTCATCAATGCCCTCCAGCACGCCAAGGCGTCGGACGAGAATGAAAGCAACACCGTCGTCCTCGGCGAAACGACGACCGGCAAGCCGGTCGCGGTCGTCAAGCAGATCGTCGGTCTGATCGCGCGTCGCATCATCTTCACCGCCAGCCAGGGGGATTCTCTACGGATGGGGGATCGCATCGGCATGATCAAGTTCGGCAGCCGAACCGAATTGGTGATCGCCAAGTGGCTGGAGCCGAAGGTCACGGTGCAGGTCGGACAGGTCGTCCGCGGCGGGGCGGACATCGTCGCCAAGCTGGGACAGCCGATCCACACCACCGTCAAGCAGCCTGCCGACGGGGAAGAGTTTGAGCCCATCGGCACGCGGGTGTCGCCGACCTGA
- a CDS encoding CDP-alcohol phosphatidyltransferase family protein, which produces MLESIILRDHLAQSLGTIDLLMTETPPISPRHSARERRRLRLRRHGRRAYIRSAYSLPTLATLGNAICGFAAMYVCTLNYSSTDPITTWLLQHRFVAAAYLIFIAMLFDALDGRLARLTRHTTDFGGQLDSLADVISFGAAPAFLVLQVFKESIIRENTMFPTMVSRFIWAAGALYMSCAAIRLARFNVSNEHGEQHHFSFLGLPSPGAGAVVAALVLMQQDLVIQSRTWAPGFAADLFRTLSIGCLWAMPLVTLATGLLMVSNVRYPHLVNRHLRGKRSLGRLIFLLAILLGLVVAHQYVIGIGTLMYALAGLLGSTWVRMKARRNDLATPSSSSARPD; this is translated from the coding sequence GTGCTCGAATCGATCATCCTGCGCGACCACCTGGCGCAATCACTTGGTACGATCGACCTGCTGATGACCGAAACACCGCCAATCTCGCCGCGCCATTCCGCCCGCGAGCGACGCCGGCTGCGCCTTCGCCGCCACGGCAGGCGGGCGTATATTCGATCGGCGTATTCGCTCCCCACGCTTGCGACCCTGGGCAACGCGATCTGCGGCTTTGCCGCGATGTACGTCTGCACACTCAACTACTCGTCCACCGATCCGATCACGACCTGGCTGCTGCAGCACCGCTTCGTCGCGGCGGCCTACCTGATCTTCATCGCGATGCTGTTCGACGCCCTCGACGGCCGACTGGCACGGCTCACCCGGCACACGACCGATTTCGGCGGACAGCTCGACAGCCTGGCCGATGTGATCAGTTTCGGGGCGGCCCCGGCGTTTCTCGTTTTGCAGGTGTTCAAGGAGAGCATCATCCGGGAGAACACGATGTTCCCCACGATGGTCTCCCGGTTCATCTGGGCCGCCGGGGCGCTTTACATGTCGTGCGCCGCGATACGGCTCGCGCGGTTTAACGTCAGCAACGAGCACGGCGAGCAGCACCACTTCAGCTTCCTGGGCCTGCCGTCGCCGGGCGCGGGGGCGGTGGTCGCCGCGCTCGTGCTGATGCAGCAGGACTTGGTCATTCAATCCAGGACCTGGGCTCCCGGTTTTGCCGCCGACCTGTTCCGGACCCTGTCGATCGGCTGCCTCTGGGCGATGCCCCTGGTTACGCTTGCGACCGGGCTGCTGATGGTGAGCAACGTTCGCTATCCTCATTTGGTCAACCGTCATCTCCGCGGCAAGCGTTCTCTCGGACGGCTCATCTTCCTGCTCGCGATTCTGTTGGGCCTTGTCGTGGCGCATCAGTACGTCATTGGCATCGGCACGCTGATGTACGCGCTGGCCGGCCTGCTGGGATCGACGTGGGTGCGGATGAAAGCCCGCCGCAATGATCTGGCGACGCCGAGTTCCAGCTCGGCTCGGCCCGATTAG
- a CDS encoding arsenate-mycothiol transferase ArsC — protein MTSVRRVLFLCTGNYYRSRYAHILFNHYAGKANLHWVADSRALAIELGACNIGPVSKYVLEAMSSRGLECTSTARLPIGCQTTDLMSADKVIALKEAEHRPYLRQKFPDWEDRVTYWHVHDLDKSGPAEALALIERRVIELVEELGRP, from the coding sequence ATGACGTCCGTCCGCCGCGTGTTGTTCCTGTGTACCGGCAACTATTACCGCAGCCGTTACGCGCATATTCTCTTCAACCACTACGCCGGCAAGGCGAACCTGCACTGGGTCGCAGACTCGCGGGCGCTGGCGATCGAACTGGGTGCCTGCAATATCGGCCCGGTGTCGAAGTACGTCCTGGAAGCGATGTCATCCCGGGGGTTGGAGTGCACGTCGACCGCCCGATTGCCGATCGGCTGTCAGACGACCGACCTGATGTCGGCCGACAAAGTGATCGCGCTGAAGGAAGCCGAGCACCGGCCCTACCTGCGGCAGAAGTTTCCTGATTGGGAAGACCGGGTCACCTACTGGCACGTTCACGACCTGGACAAGTCAGGCCCCGCCGAGGCGCTGGCACTGATCGAACGGCGGGTAATCGAACTGGTCGAAGAACTCGGCAGGCCGTAA
- a CDS encoding trimeric intracellular cation channel family protein codes for MKDYRFESNMSIFYFIGLLGVAVSAVSGALSAGRKQFDLIGVAVLALVTAIGGGTLRDILVDRRPIFWIADPTYIWVILAAAFATVLYARFRDPPWQMLLVADALMLSFFTISGVWAAEERDHHALIVVTMGTITGSAGGVIRDVLSGEVPLLFKPAEPLYATASIAGGTMYVGLVKLGVAASLAGGIGMGVVLAIRIASIRWGWKLPVFRLGAGSDGRR; via the coding sequence GTGAAGGACTATCGCTTCGAGAGCAACATGTCGATCTTCTACTTCATCGGTCTTCTGGGCGTCGCGGTCTCGGCGGTGTCGGGCGCGCTCAGCGCGGGTCGCAAGCAGTTCGACCTTATCGGCGTCGCCGTCCTGGCGCTGGTGACCGCGATCGGCGGGGGCACGCTGCGCGACATCCTCGTAGACCGGCGGCCCATCTTCTGGATCGCCGACCCGACGTATATCTGGGTCATCCTCGCGGCCGCGTTTGCGACAGTCCTCTACGCCCGCTTCCGCGACCCGCCGTGGCAGATGCTGCTGGTTGCCGACGCGCTGATGTTGTCGTTCTTCACGATCAGCGGGGTCTGGGCGGCGGAAGAACGAGACCACCACGCGTTGATCGTCGTCACGATGGGAACGATTACCGGATCGGCTGGCGGCGTGATCCGCGACGTGCTGTCCGGCGAAGTACCGCTGCTGTTCAAACCCGCCGAGCCGCTTTACGCCACGGCGAGCATCGCCGGCGGCACGATGTATGTGGGGTTGGTCAAGTTGGGCGTCGCCGCTTCGCTGGCGGGAGGTATCGGGATGGGTGTGGTTCTGGCGATCCGCATCGCGTCGATCCGATGGGGATGGAAGTTGCCGGTGTTTCGGCTGGGCGCGGGAAGTGATGGAAGGAGGTAG